The Sulfitobacter sp. SK011 genome has a window encoding:
- a CDS encoding RecQ family ATP-dependent DNA helicase, producing the protein MSFDSDPSTTTPDILGRCVSIDLEVDPAQAKIFALAAVTHDPALAALTVKSDLKAGLDKLDEFCRGFDHVIGHNILAHDLPHLAAASPLFVALADAPIDTLWLNPLAFPRNPYHHLVKHYQDGRLQSGRVNDPTFDARLVFEVLENQITAFSELKDRSPDALLAYHYLCCRSPQSGGFDRLFEGVRNSQKPDRDEAHTAIRRMLKDAACSAMLGKTLEQLDNTRLSWPMAYALSWISVAGGDSVMPPWVRAQFKDAARIVRDLRDTNCKSPWCNYCRTHNDPKRALSRWFGFESFRPEPADEFGRPLQERIVESAMERESVLGILPTGTGKSICYQIPALSRFDKTGTLTVVISPLVALMADQVQGMARAGISSAVTINGLLSLPERHDALDKVRLGDAAILLISPEQLRSTSVRSVLAQREVGMWVLDEAHCVSKWGHDFRPDYRYVSRFIKESSGDEVAPILCLTATAKPDVVQDICGHFSERLGLDLTLLDGGASRTNLSFKVLPTQRTTKMADILDALEADLPTNGVSGAVVYCATRSATERVAEFLKQQGLAADRYHAGLTVDEKRDIQEAFRVGELRIIAATNAFGMGIDKPDIRLVIHGDVPGSLENYLQEAGRAGRDRDPAQCVLLFNTDDVDRQFSLSARSRLARHEIGAILKSIRRLDSRTRKNGEVVATAGEIVKEEMDHDFQRDSTTDDTRVKTAVAWLEEAKLLRREENRVQVFPASLLVRDTAKVREILERVEISETRKRQLLSVVQHIINASPEEGVSTDALCGASGLTAPALRKALTDLEALGIANDDTNITIFVHVGVENASRARLEAAARLEADLIALLREEAPDADSGEPTPFNLSATSQMLRERGHISVRPDIVEGLLRGMAQDGRDMEGGRGNLHLRKASRGSLFVRLQRSWSIIEQTAELRRLGAERLLNYLADRVPKGTRGKDIPVETTLGGLLSAINGDAVLRGSVNDPNKLMDRALLWLHEQQVITLGKGLSVFRPAITLHLDPKGGNFTVQNFTPLEEHYTEQTIQTHVMAAYAEKGLKGIGEAEKLSADYFVLDQDAFMRRWMPGRGTEFRRQATGQAWEEIVDSLGNPIQEQIVRDDREQTNVLVLAGPGSGKTRVLVHRIAYLVKIKREDPNGILVLAYNRHAAAEIRERLRRLIGDEARFVTVSTIHALAMRLVGASFSGGASTESQDFSSLLMDAVRLLRGDGMDKTAAEALRETLVQGYRWMLVDEYQDIGPEEYALIAAVAGRSLDDPDLRISLFAVGDDDQNIYSFAGASVRHIRQFEEDYAAKPVFLTENYRSVGHIIATANTVIEESADRMKIGHDISVDRARTKEPLGGEMAALDPVAQGRVQILGCPSGNDAQAMAALEEMLRLSRLIPDWNWSGTAIISRDWQKLVPVRDFAETLGIPVDVANERLPGLWRMREMQMFVEALRQDQTRVVSVADMTAMLNAIPSSRWTDQIGLGLGILAREIDARNLPVTDVIEWFAEWARETWGEQTGLKLLTAHRAKGLEFDDVIILDGGWERPSRNEDQDAPRRLFYVAMTRARRNLIVMSNDNHEYLPKNSSSVINRVVIPDLEAFPGPRRYFQSAEARMVDLSFAGRQGHKHPALNAIADARISDPIALNLEQGRWYLNDSEGRSLGRMSKSFAPPPNTRFVSGEVAAILRWRKEDGDEAFHHTLRRDAWEIVIPELVFEADGPNEEPSRVVGLTSGTDIQETRTAPGDQKLPEPASIQNNDIREANLDQLRSKFSEAVDSSRSWDELQTLLRIENRELAPRGGGLILRSVSPQETLCKASELGFGYASLIKIFNDGFPGHSHTWIAERALGEAKSD; encoded by the coding sequence TTGAGCTTCGATTCAGACCCATCTACTACAACCCCTGACATATTGGGGCGGTGCGTTTCGATCGACCTAGAAGTCGATCCGGCGCAAGCGAAGATATTTGCGCTTGCGGCGGTGACGCACGATCCCGCTTTGGCAGCTCTCACTGTGAAGTCCGACCTCAAAGCAGGTTTGGATAAACTGGATGAATTCTGCCGAGGGTTTGATCATGTGATTGGTCACAACATCCTTGCGCATGACCTTCCGCATCTCGCCGCTGCATCACCACTGTTTGTGGCCTTAGCAGATGCCCCAATCGACACTCTTTGGCTAAACCCACTGGCGTTTCCACGAAACCCTTACCACCACCTTGTCAAACACTACCAAGATGGCCGCCTTCAATCTGGTCGCGTCAATGACCCCACTTTCGATGCGCGCCTCGTCTTCGAAGTTCTGGAAAACCAAATCACTGCCTTTTCAGAGCTCAAGGATCGCTCACCGGACGCGTTGTTGGCTTATCACTATCTTTGTTGTCGTTCTCCCCAAAGCGGCGGGTTCGACAGGCTCTTCGAAGGGGTCCGCAACAGCCAGAAGCCTGATCGCGACGAGGCACACACCGCAATCCGCAGAATGCTCAAAGACGCAGCCTGTTCTGCGATGTTGGGCAAAACCCTCGAGCAACTTGACAATACTCGTCTGTCCTGGCCCATGGCCTATGCGCTGTCCTGGATTTCAGTCGCTGGAGGTGACTCCGTTATGCCGCCGTGGGTGCGCGCTCAATTCAAAGACGCCGCAAGGATTGTGCGGGACCTAAGAGACACCAATTGCAAGAGCCCTTGGTGCAACTATTGCAGAACGCACAATGATCCAAAGCGCGCCTTGTCCCGTTGGTTTGGATTTGAGAGCTTTCGCCCAGAGCCAGCGGATGAATTCGGCAGACCTCTCCAAGAGCGGATCGTGGAAAGCGCGATGGAGCGCGAAAGCGTGCTTGGCATCCTGCCGACAGGGACTGGCAAATCTATTTGCTATCAGATCCCTGCTCTTTCGCGGTTCGACAAAACTGGCACGCTTACAGTCGTTATTTCACCACTCGTCGCGTTAATGGCGGACCAAGTACAGGGAATGGCGCGTGCCGGAATATCATCGGCTGTGACTATCAATGGATTGTTGTCACTCCCTGAGCGCCACGATGCACTGGACAAAGTCCGCCTTGGTGATGCTGCTATCTTATTGATTTCCCCTGAGCAGCTACGCAGCACGTCGGTACGATCAGTGCTTGCCCAGCGCGAAGTTGGCATGTGGGTCTTGGATGAAGCGCACTGTGTCTCAAAATGGGGTCACGACTTCAGACCGGACTATCGCTATGTGAGCCGGTTCATTAAGGAAAGTTCTGGCGACGAAGTCGCACCTATTCTTTGCCTTACCGCAACCGCGAAGCCCGATGTCGTACAAGACATATGTGGGCATTTCAGTGAGCGCCTAGGGCTCGATCTAACGCTCCTCGACGGTGGTGCCTCTCGTACCAACCTCAGCTTTAAGGTTCTTCCCACGCAGCGGACCACTAAAATGGCTGACATTCTGGATGCACTAGAGGCCGACCTTCCAACCAATGGAGTATCCGGAGCTGTCGTCTATTGCGCCACACGTAGCGCCACTGAACGCGTTGCTGAATTTCTCAAACAACAAGGGCTTGCAGCCGACCGCTATCACGCTGGCCTCACGGTCGATGAGAAACGTGACATCCAAGAGGCTTTCCGCGTCGGTGAACTCCGTATCATTGCAGCGACCAACGCGTTTGGCATGGGGATCGATAAGCCCGACATCCGGCTGGTCATCCACGGTGATGTACCAGGCTCGCTTGAGAACTACTTGCAGGAAGCAGGCCGCGCCGGGCGTGATAGAGATCCCGCCCAGTGCGTCTTGCTGTTCAATACCGACGATGTGGACCGGCAGTTTAGCTTGAGCGCGCGCTCTAGGTTGGCGCGTCATGAAATCGGTGCGATCCTAAAGTCCATCCGGCGGTTGGATAGCAGAACGCGCAAGAACGGTGAGGTTGTCGCGACAGCTGGAGAGATCGTCAAAGAAGAGATGGATCATGACTTCCAGCGTGACAGCACGACCGACGACACACGCGTCAAAACTGCTGTAGCCTGGCTCGAAGAAGCAAAGCTCCTCAGACGCGAAGAAAATCGCGTCCAGGTCTTCCCTGCCTCATTGCTTGTACGTGACACTGCAAAAGTAAGAGAAATTCTAGAGCGCGTGGAAATCTCCGAGACCCGGAAACGTCAACTATTGAGCGTCGTCCAGCACATAATCAACGCTTCTCCTGAAGAAGGCGTTTCGACTGATGCGCTGTGTGGAGCCAGTGGGCTCACTGCACCAGCGCTCCGAAAGGCACTTACCGACCTCGAAGCCCTGGGTATCGCCAACGACGACACCAACATCACAATCTTTGTTCACGTTGGCGTAGAAAACGCATCGCGCGCGCGTCTTGAAGCTGCAGCGCGGCTAGAAGCCGATCTCATTGCCCTTTTGCGCGAAGAGGCTCCTGACGCAGACAGCGGCGAGCCAACGCCATTCAATCTTTCTGCCACAAGCCAAATGCTGAGGGAAAGAGGTCATATTTCCGTCCGTCCTGATATTGTTGAAGGCCTCTTACGAGGCATGGCTCAAGATGGTCGTGATATGGAAGGCGGGCGCGGGAACCTTCATTTGCGCAAGGCATCTCGCGGTAGCCTATTTGTTAGACTGCAGCGCTCTTGGTCTATCATTGAACAAACAGCCGAACTGCGCAGACTTGGGGCAGAACGACTACTCAATTACCTTGCTGACCGCGTGCCAAAGGGAACGCGCGGTAAGGACATTCCGGTCGAAACAACATTGGGCGGCCTCCTTTCCGCGATCAATGGTGATGCTGTTCTTAGAGGTTCGGTCAACGATCCCAACAAACTGATGGATCGCGCACTGCTTTGGCTTCACGAACAGCAAGTTATCACACTTGGTAAAGGCTTGTCGGTGTTCAGGCCGGCAATAACGCTTCATCTCGACCCTAAGGGCGGGAACTTTACCGTTCAAAATTTTACACCGCTCGAAGAGCACTACACAGAACAGACAATTCAGACCCATGTCATGGCTGCATATGCCGAAAAGGGCCTCAAGGGCATTGGTGAGGCGGAGAAACTCTCAGCAGATTACTTTGTTCTAGACCAGGACGCATTCATGCGCCGGTGGATGCCAGGCCGCGGGACTGAGTTTCGCAGGCAGGCCACGGGTCAAGCCTGGGAGGAAATCGTCGACTCTCTTGGGAACCCGATCCAGGAACAAATCGTACGCGATGACCGCGAGCAGACAAATGTTCTCGTCTTGGCAGGACCGGGCTCAGGCAAGACGCGTGTTCTGGTGCATCGCATCGCCTATCTTGTGAAGATCAAGCGCGAAGATCCCAACGGTATTCTCGTGCTTGCCTACAACCGCCATGCAGCCGCCGAAATCAGAGAACGCCTTCGCCGCTTGATTGGGGATGAAGCGCGCTTTGTGACCGTCTCAACGATCCATGCCCTCGCAATGCGTTTGGTGGGTGCAAGCTTTAGCGGGGGCGCTTCGACAGAGAGCCAGGACTTTAGCAGTTTACTTATGGATGCGGTTCGACTTCTTCGCGGCGATGGCATGGACAAAACCGCGGCAGAAGCGCTGCGTGAAACACTTGTCCAGGGTTACCGTTGGATGTTGGTGGACGAGTACCAGGACATCGGCCCCGAAGAATACGCGCTAATTGCTGCTGTGGCGGGTCGCAGTCTAGATGATCCAGACCTCCGTATCAGCCTATTTGCGGTCGGCGATGACGATCAAAACATCTATTCCTTTGCGGGAGCCTCAGTCCGTCACATCCGACAGTTCGAAGAGGATTACGCTGCCAAGCCTGTCTTCTTGACTGAGAACTACCGATCCGTGGGTCACATCATCGCCACTGCAAATACCGTCATTGAAGAGTCTGCAGACCGGATGAAGATTGGACACGACATCTCAGTGGATCGCGCCAGAACCAAAGAGCCTCTCGGTGGAGAGATGGCCGCGCTGGATCCTGTCGCCCAAGGCCGGGTCCAGATTCTTGGCTGCCCATCCGGTAACGATGCTCAGGCAATGGCAGCACTTGAGGAGATGCTAAGGCTATCTCGCCTCATTCCCGACTGGAACTGGTCGGGGACTGCGATCATCTCGCGAGATTGGCAAAAGCTTGTTCCCGTGAGGGACTTTGCTGAAACGCTGGGCATCCCGGTGGACGTTGCAAACGAACGCCTTCCGGGTCTCTGGCGCATGCGCGAAATGCAGATGTTCGTCGAAGCCTTGAGGCAAGATCAAACTCGTGTCGTTTCCGTGGCCGACATGACAGCCATGCTGAATGCAATTCCGTCCTCTCGTTGGACAGACCAAATCGGTTTGGGGCTCGGTATTCTCGCAAGGGAAATCGATGCTCGAAACCTTCCAGTCACTGATGTCATTGAGTGGTTTGCGGAATGGGCGCGGGAGACATGGGGCGAACAAACTGGCTTAAAGCTTCTTACAGCCCACCGAGCAAAGGGCCTTGAGTTCGACGATGTGATTATTCTCGATGGAGGCTGGGAACGCCCCTCCCGCAACGAAGACCAAGACGCCCCGCGACGCCTATTCTACGTGGCCATGACGCGTGCGCGACGCAACCTCATCGTGATGAGTAACGACAACCACGAGTATCTGCCCAAAAACTCATCTTCCGTTATCAACCGTGTTGTGATTCCGGATCTGGAGGCATTCCCGGGGCCGCGAAGGTATTTTCAGTCGGCTGAAGCGCGAATGGTTGATCTGTCGTTCGCTGGTCGCCAAGGACACAAGCACCCTGCCCTAAACGCCATCGCTGATGCCCGAATTAGCGATCCTATTGCCTTGAATTTGGAACAGGGTCGGTGGTATCTCAATGACTCCGAAGGACGCAGTCTGGGACGAATGTCAAAAAGCTTTGCGCCTCCCCCGAACACACGATTTGTATCTGGTGAAGTGGCGGCAATTCTGCGTTGGCGCAAAGAAGATGGTGACGAAGCGTTTCATCACACCCTCAGGCGAGATGCTTGGGAGATTGTTATTCCTGAGTTGGTCTTCGAGGCCGATGGCCCAAACGAGGAACCTTCTCGCGTAGTGGGCTTGACCAGTGGGACCGATATTCAGGAGACAAGAACGGCTCCTGGCGATCAGAAACTGCCAGAACCAGCGTCAATTCAAAACAATGACATCCGTGAAGCGAACCTAGATCAGCTTCGCTCAAAGTTCTCAGAAGCGGTCGACTCATCAAGGTCATGGGATGAGCTACAAACACTGCTCAGAATAGAAAACAGGGAGTTAGCCCCCCGTGGAGGGGGTCTTATTTTGAGATCAGTATCTCCTCAGGAGACCCTCTGCAAAGCCTCTGAGCTGGGATTTGGCTATGCTTCTCTTATCAAGATATTCAACGATGGATTTCCCGGTCACTCCCATACTTGGATCGCGGAGCGCGCGTTGGGGGAAGCCAAATCCGACTAA
- a CDS encoding adenylate/guanylate cyclase domain-containing protein has translation MERRLAAIFAADVVGFSRMMAEDEVGTFERLTALRQDILTRLIEEKSGRVVKLIGDGLLAEFASVVDAVEAAIQIQDAVSNRNATTDPSQRIEFRIGINLGDLIIDGDDIYGDGVNIAARLEPLAKPGSICISRHVYEHTRGKVSRPFEPAGVHRVKNIPEPIAVFRMADPNGTPYPLWSRRNARVAVAAVAVVAILSSAAFVLLDDVAALFGGSEGEMIAGEDVRPSLIVRPFENLGLPDSERYIADGLTDDLITDFSKVAGLMVIGSNTAFSYRDRTIDSRAVGRELGVRYVLEGSVRRAGARLLVNARLTDVSSGQTLWAERMERDEDDIFSIEDSLVTEIINRLGVDLSVSEKERIERLPTTDLEAYDFFLRAEEAARSGFRPGLREALGLYSEATAIDPAFAGAFAAQARIEALVMRRNYDDVLPSPVARKRAYEHAGRALEIDPDAAMPFAVLSELQTVDRRYEEAMRSAWLSVEKAPGEAAAYLALSFAQTFSGHHEEAIENFETALRLNPLLPSYARQIASLSYILASRPERAVEILEEIKDSSQGIEDYFTILAAAYLEAGRMQKAQATTGEVASFAPHISAQRYRVIFTHFQRQEDLDRIIDAMLRAGLQEWPFDFQPGIRERLSADQIAALIDGNVWQGTFEGHGLGLMQISDSGSVAMRTSTLFITGSAYVKDDTLCIRQPGLALGRPACGPIYKRVKDAAGKGLPYTYVNAHILFHFGPDG, from the coding sequence TTGGAACGCAGGCTTGCCGCCATATTTGCCGCAGACGTGGTCGGTTTCAGCCGCATGATGGCCGAGGATGAAGTGGGCACGTTCGAACGTTTGACCGCGTTGCGCCAAGACATCCTGACCCGTTTGATAGAAGAAAAGAGCGGGCGGGTCGTCAAGCTTATCGGCGACGGTCTGCTGGCTGAATTTGCAAGTGTCGTCGATGCCGTGGAAGCCGCGATCCAGATACAGGATGCAGTTTCCAACAGAAACGCCACCACTGATCCCAGCCAGCGGATCGAGTTCCGGATCGGTATCAACCTGGGCGACTTGATCATCGATGGCGACGATATCTACGGAGACGGCGTCAATATTGCCGCGCGCCTTGAACCCCTTGCGAAGCCCGGAAGCATCTGCATCTCGCGCCATGTCTACGAACATACGCGCGGCAAGGTCAGCAGACCGTTCGAGCCTGCAGGTGTGCACCGTGTCAAAAACATACCTGAGCCGATCGCGGTCTTCCGCATGGCGGACCCAAATGGCACACCATACCCACTCTGGTCACGCCGGAATGCTCGCGTCGCCGTCGCGGCGGTGGCCGTGGTCGCCATTCTTTCAAGTGCCGCTTTCGTGCTGCTCGACGACGTAGCGGCCCTGTTCGGCGGTTCGGAGGGCGAGATGATCGCGGGAGAGGACGTGCGCCCCTCTCTCATCGTGCGGCCCTTTGAAAATCTCGGACTGCCTGATTCGGAGCGCTACATCGCCGATGGTCTCACAGACGACCTGATTACCGATTTCTCGAAAGTCGCGGGGCTGATGGTGATCGGCAGCAATACAGCGTTTTCCTACCGGGACCGGACAATCGACAGCCGGGCCGTCGGTCGCGAGCTGGGTGTCCGCTATGTTCTCGAGGGCAGCGTGCGCAGAGCAGGTGCACGGCTTCTGGTCAACGCCCGGCTGACAGATGTGAGCAGCGGGCAGACGCTTTGGGCCGAGCGTATGGAGCGGGACGAAGACGATATCTTCTCCATCGAAGACAGCTTGGTAACCGAGATCATTAATCGGTTGGGGGTGGATTTGAGCGTGTCCGAAAAGGAGCGGATCGAACGCCTCCCAACCACTGATCTGGAAGCGTATGACTTCTTCCTCAGGGCCGAAGAGGCCGCGCGCAGCGGCTTCCGGCCCGGCCTGCGCGAGGCGTTGGGTCTCTATTCGGAGGCGACCGCAATCGATCCGGCCTTTGCCGGAGCCTTCGCAGCGCAGGCGCGTATCGAGGCATTGGTCATGCGACGAAACTACGACGACGTGCTGCCTTCCCCGGTCGCCCGGAAACGCGCCTACGAACATGCCGGGCGTGCCTTGGAAATCGATCCCGATGCAGCGATGCCCTTTGCCGTGCTGAGCGAATTGCAAACTGTGGATCGCCGCTACGAGGAAGCGATGCGCTCGGCGTGGCTCTCGGTCGAGAAGGCCCCCGGCGAAGCGGCCGCCTATCTCGCACTCAGCTTCGCGCAGACGTTCTCCGGGCACCACGAAGAGGCGATCGAGAATTTCGAAACAGCGCTGCGTCTGAACCCGCTCCTGCCCAGCTATGCGCGGCAGATCGCCAGCCTGTCTTACATACTCGCAAGCCGTCCCGAACGTGCGGTCGAAATCCTCGAGGAGATCAAGGACAGTTCGCAAGGCATCGAGGACTACTTCACGATCCTCGCCGCTGCGTATTTGGAGGCTGGCCGGATGCAAAAGGCTCAAGCCACCACAGGCGAGGTAGCCAGTTTCGCGCCGCACATCTCGGCGCAGCGTTACCGGGTCATCTTTACCCATTTTCAGCGACAGGAGGACCTCGATCGGATCATTGACGCAATGTTGCGTGCGGGCCTGCAGGAATGGCCCTTCGATTTTCAACCGGGCATACGCGAAAGGCTGTCTGCCGATCAGATCGCCGCGCTGATCGATGGAAATGTGTGGCAGGGAACTTTCGAAGGGCACGGCCTCGGTCTGATGCAGATATCAGACAGTGGTAGTGTGGCGATGCGCACATCCACATTGTTCATCACCGGGTCGGCCTATGTGAAAGACGATACCTTGTGCATCCGACAACCGGGTCTTGCGCTAGGTCGCCCAGCCTGTGGTCCAATCTACAAAAGAGTCAAAGACGCTGCCGGTAAGGGCTTGCCGTATACCTACGTTAACGCGCATATTCTGTTTCACTTTGGCCCGGACGGGTGA
- a CDS encoding YHS domain-containing (seleno)protein — protein MNFRLLMSGLFLAGMSNAALAADPINTGPFGDVAIKGYDTVAYFTESRAVKGSSEFAYEWLGTPWHFNSSENRDLFKTDPVKYAPQYGGYCALGVGLGANASENIDPVNSWRIIDGKLYFVSDPTGAEVLDHPEGNAMLAKADANWEDTKPLAAKDYSN, from the coding sequence ATGAACTTTCGACTTCTGATGAGCGGCCTGTTTCTGGCAGGCATGAGCAATGCCGCGCTGGCCGCTGACCCCATCAATACCGGGCCCTTCGGCGATGTTGCGATCAAGGGCTATGACACCGTTGCCTATTTCACGGAAAGCCGTGCCGTGAAGGGATCAAGCGAGTTTGCATATGAATGGCTTGGCACGCCGTGGCACTTCAACAGCTCAGAGAACCGCGATCTGTTCAAGACCGACCCGGTCAAATATGCACCTCAATACGGCGGCTATTGCGCATTGGGTGTCGGGCTAGGAGCAAACGCGTCCGAAAACATCGACCCGGTAAATTCCTGGCGGATCATCGATGGGAAGCTTTATTTCGTCTCGGACCCGACCGGTGCGGAAGTGCTCGACCATCCCGAAGGGAATGCTATGCTCGCCAAGGCGGATGCGAACTGGGAAGACACCAAGCCTCTGGCGGCGAAGGATTACTCCAACTGA
- a CDS encoding ankyrin repeat domain-containing protein encodes MRRIGTIFAAIFCLLGPAQAGPLFDAAKQGDTATVEALLEDGISVDERGPNQATPLIAAALTGNTEAAAALIEAGADVMARNHSGFTPLHAAAYGGHVDIARLLLARGADVNGRINRAEKSPIFLAADEGHIEVIELLLDHDADIVTLDNEGFTVLIRTMFRKHYDIVAFLKQHGATCPPQDAFGPEFHRLCLEAGK; translated from the coding sequence ATGCGGCGGATTGGCACCATCTTTGCAGCGATATTCTGTCTACTTGGGCCCGCTCAAGCGGGTCCTTTATTCGATGCCGCAAAGCAGGGGGATACTGCGACCGTCGAGGCCCTGTTGGAAGATGGGATCTCGGTCGATGAGCGGGGTCCGAACCAGGCTACTCCCTTGATTGCAGCTGCATTGACTGGAAACACTGAGGCCGCTGCGGCCCTGATCGAGGCAGGCGCTGATGTGATGGCGCGCAATCACAGTGGTTTCACACCGCTTCATGCGGCGGCTTATGGTGGCCATGTGGATATAGCGCGTCTGCTTCTCGCGCGTGGCGCAGATGTGAATGGGCGCATCAACAGGGCCGAAAAATCACCCATCTTTTTGGCGGCCGACGAGGGCCATATCGAGGTGATTGAGCTACTGCTCGACCATGATGCGGATATCGTGACCCTCGACAACGAGGGCTTCACGGTTCTGATCCGAACGATGTTCCGCAAGCACTATGATATCGTGGCGTTCCTCAAGCAGCACGGGGCCACATGCCCCCCGCAAGACGCGTTCGGCCCGGAATTTCATCGCCTTTGCTTGGAGGCAGGCAAATAA
- a CDS encoding YaeQ family protein: MAQKATIYKVELSVSDMDSHYYETHKLTVAKHPSETDERLMVRILAFALNAHEQLELTKGLSTDDEPDIWQKSLSGELELWVALGLPSEKIVRQSCGKANKVIVYCYGGRTAEVWWEKIKNSTTRFDNLRVINFSEKDTNELSKLASRSMKLQVNIQDGDVMVSVDDGIVYVTPVKWKNAA; encoded by the coding sequence ATGGCACAAAAAGCCACCATTTATAAAGTTGAACTGTCCGTTTCCGATATGGATAGTCACTATTATGAGACCCATAAACTGACCGTTGCCAAACACCCTTCGGAGACGGATGAACGATTAATGGTGCGTATTCTCGCTTTTGCACTGAATGCCCACGAGCAATTGGAACTAACTAAGGGCCTTTCAACTGATGACGAGCCAGACATTTGGCAAAAAAGCCTGAGCGGCGAGCTTGAGTTATGGGTGGCGTTGGGACTTCCCAGCGAGAAGATTGTCCGCCAGTCCTGCGGTAAAGCCAACAAGGTGATTGTCTATTGTTACGGCGGCAGGACGGCTGAGGTGTGGTGGGAGAAAATCAAAAATAGCACCACCCGGTTTGATAACCTTCGGGTTATAAATTTTTCGGAGAAGGACACCAACGAACTGAGCAAACTGGCAAGTCGCTCGATGAAGCTGCAAGTTAATATTCAGGACGGCGATGTGATGGTTAGCGTTGATGATGGCATCGTTTACGTTACCCCGGTCAAATGGAAAAATGCTGCGTAG
- a CDS encoding helix-turn-helix domain-containing protein, which translates to MPTKPYGLICPITHACEVLEPRWTIPILTEMWGGATRYNDIRRGVGNISTALLSRRLKELVAQGLIERLEDPATGQVDYIRTQRAIELEPVLDAMGKWAQRNIQANDALANLTVSNLMWQMRNYLDPEHLPVRQLVFQFRFTDPDLEYSKYWALNRPGFPIEICVTAPSDKIDLYIETNCMSLSSIILSRTTIARELEEGRLFLSGDAILSRTMDRWFYHWTKQDLSEVIQYKGDLSKEAIPTYDAAE; encoded by the coding sequence ATGCCCACCAAACCCTACGGATTGATTTGCCCAATCACGCATGCCTGCGAAGTGCTTGAGCCGCGCTGGACTATTCCGATCCTGACCGAAATGTGGGGCGGCGCGACACGTTACAATGATATTCGGCGGGGTGTGGGCAATATCTCAACGGCTCTTTTGTCCCGGCGATTGAAGGAGCTTGTTGCACAGGGGTTGATTGAGAGGCTTGAAGACCCGGCGACCGGTCAGGTCGATTATATAAGGACCCAAAGAGCCATTGAGCTTGAACCCGTGCTGGATGCCATGGGCAAATGGGCGCAACGCAACATTCAGGCAAATGATGCACTGGCAAATCTGACCGTATCAAACTTGATGTGGCAGATGCGGAACTATCTCGACCCGGAACATCTGCCTGTCCGCCAGTTGGTTTTTCAATTTCGCTTCACCGATCCGGACCTTGAATACAGCAAATATTGGGCGCTGAACCGGCCCGGATTTCCTATTGAAATCTGCGTAACGGCCCCGAGTGACAAGATTGATCTCTACATCGAGACAAATTGTATGTCACTGTCTTCTATCATTCTCAGTCGCACGACCATTGCACGAGAACTGGAAGAGGGCCGACTTTTTCTAAGCGGTGATGCCATTCTCTCCCGAACCATGGATAGGTGGTTTTACCATTGGACAAAACAAGACCTCTCCGAAGTGATCCAGTACAAGGGCGATTTGTCCAAAGAAGCCATACCGACTTACGACGCTGCTGAATAA
- a CDS encoding DUF4242 domain-containing protein, with translation MPKFIVERNIPGADTLTRDDLRDISAKSNSVVDGLGVPYVWHHTYAAGDKLYCVHEAESADVIYRHAKEGGFPADLVAEIKNTFGPDTATNAA, from the coding sequence ATGCCTAAATTCATCGTTGAAAGAAACATCCCCGGTGCCGATACGCTGACCCGTGACGATCTCCGCGACATCTCGGCCAAGTCCAATTCTGTCGTTGACGGTCTTGGGGTGCCCTATGTCTGGCACCACACTTATGCAGCGGGCGACAAACTTTACTGCGTACATGAAGCAGAGAGCGCAGACGTAATTTACCGCCATGCGAAAGAGGGCGGCTTCCCTGCTGACCTTGTGGCGGAGATCAAGAACACATTCGGACCTGATACCGCAACTAATGCTGCCTGA